The Anolis carolinensis isolate JA03-04 chromosome 2, rAnoCar3.1.pri, whole genome shotgun sequence genome has a window encoding:
- the chsy3 gene encoding chondroitin sulfate synthase 3 isoform X3, which yields MAARSRHPWLSVALGLVLGFTVASWLIAPKVAELSERKRRGGAGASPGALSSSSRRSDGGHSPCAFDARVAGEPRQLLPPEEDAVEGTRSVLWETDRQPPQQQQQQPEQQPPPPPPPLAEDSPGEGREEEEEARRGGSSSSSVHNGSGDFGAPPGGCAEAPRPFLYVGVMTAQKYLSGRALAARRTWARSIPGRVEFFSSQGSAPPPVAPGEPPLPVVALPGVDDAYPPQKKSFMMLKYMHDRYLDTYEWFMRADDDVYIKGEKLEEFLRSLNSSKPLYLGQTGLGNTEELGKLGLEPGENFCMGGPGMIFSREVLRRMVPHIGECLREMYTTHEDVEVGRCVRRFGGTQCVWSYETLSLMPLKKKKVMPVIA from the exons atgGCGGCGCGGTCCCGGCACCCGTGGCTGAGCGTGGCCTTGGGGCTGGTGCTGGGCTTCACCGTGGCCTCTTGGCTCATCGCCCCCAAAGTGGCCGAGCTGAGCGAGAGGAAGCGGCGAGGCGGAGCGGGGGCTTCGCCGGGCgcgctgagcagcagcagcagaaggagCGACGGCGGCCACAGCCCCTGCGCGTTTGATGCCCGCGTGGCGGGAGAGCCCAGGCAGCTGTTGCCGCCCGAGGAAGACGCGGTGGAGGGGACGAGGAGCGTGTTGTGGGAGACAGACAGGCAGCCCcctcagcaacagcagcagcaaccggAGCAGCAGCCTCCCCCTCCGCCGCCTCCTTTGGCCGAGGACAGCCCCGGCGAAGggcgcgaggaggaggaggaggcgcgtcgcgggggcagcagcagcagcagcgtccACAACGGCAGCGGGGACTTCGGGGCCCCTCCTGGCGGCTGCGCCGAGGCGCCCCGGCCCTTCCTCTACGTGGGGGTCATGACGGCCCAGAAGTACCTGTCCGGGCGGGCGCTGGCGGCGCGGAGGACCTGGGCGCGCTCCATCCCGGGCCGCGTGGAGTTCTTCTCCAGCCAGGGCTCGGCCCCGCCGCCCGTCGCGCCCGGGGAGCCGCCCCTGCCCGTGGTGGCCCTGCCCGGCGTGGACGACGCCTACCCGCCCCAGAAGAAGTCCTTCATGATGCTCAAGTACATGCACGACCGCTACCTCGACACCTACGAGTGGTTCATGCGCGCCGACGACGACGTCTACATCAAAG GAGAAAAATTGGAGGAGTTCCTTCGGTCATTGAACAGCAGTAAACCTCTCTATTTGGGGCAAACAGGACTGGGAAATACTGAAGAACTTGGAAAACTCGGTCTTGAGCCTGGAGAAAACTTCTGCATGGGCGGTCCTGGGATGATCTTCAGTCGTGAAGTTCTTAGGAGAATGGTGCCACACATAGGTGAATGCCTTCGAGAAATGTACACAACGCATGAGGATGTAGAAGTGGGCCGATGTGTTCGGCGGTTTGGTGGAACTCAGTGTGTGTGGTCCTATGAG
- the chsy3 gene encoding chondroitin sulfate synthase 3 isoform X2, which yields MAARSRHPWLSVALGLVLGFTVASWLIAPKVAELSERKRRGGAGASPGALSSSSRRSDGGHSPCAFDARVAGEPRQLLPPEEDAVEGTRSVLWETDRQPPQQQQQQPEQQPPPPPPPLAEDSPGEGREEEEEARRGGSSSSSVHNGSGDFGAPPGGCAEAPRPFLYVGVMTAQKYLSGRALAARRTWARSIPGRVEFFSSQGSAPPPVAPGEPPLPVVALPGVDDAYPPQKKSFMMLKYMHDRYLDTYEWFMRADDDVYIKGEKLEEFLRSLNSSKPLYLGQTGLGNTEELGKLGLEPGENFCMGGPGMIFSREVLRRMVPHIGECLREMYTTHEDVEVGRCVRRFGGTQCVWSYEVTVNQTKDIWLRVARGCGADGRAMNH from the exons atgGCGGCGCGGTCCCGGCACCCGTGGCTGAGCGTGGCCTTGGGGCTGGTGCTGGGCTTCACCGTGGCCTCTTGGCTCATCGCCCCCAAAGTGGCCGAGCTGAGCGAGAGGAAGCGGCGAGGCGGAGCGGGGGCTTCGCCGGGCgcgctgagcagcagcagcagaaggagCGACGGCGGCCACAGCCCCTGCGCGTTTGATGCCCGCGTGGCGGGAGAGCCCAGGCAGCTGTTGCCGCCCGAGGAAGACGCGGTGGAGGGGACGAGGAGCGTGTTGTGGGAGACAGACAGGCAGCCCcctcagcaacagcagcagcaaccggAGCAGCAGCCTCCCCCTCCGCCGCCTCCTTTGGCCGAGGACAGCCCCGGCGAAGggcgcgaggaggaggaggaggcgcgtcgcgggggcagcagcagcagcagcgtccACAACGGCAGCGGGGACTTCGGGGCCCCTCCTGGCGGCTGCGCCGAGGCGCCCCGGCCCTTCCTCTACGTGGGGGTCATGACGGCCCAGAAGTACCTGTCCGGGCGGGCGCTGGCGGCGCGGAGGACCTGGGCGCGCTCCATCCCGGGCCGCGTGGAGTTCTTCTCCAGCCAGGGCTCGGCCCCGCCGCCCGTCGCGCCCGGGGAGCCGCCCCTGCCCGTGGTGGCCCTGCCCGGCGTGGACGACGCCTACCCGCCCCAGAAGAAGTCCTTCATGATGCTCAAGTACATGCACGACCGCTACCTCGACACCTACGAGTGGTTCATGCGCGCCGACGACGACGTCTACATCAAAG GAGAAAAATTGGAGGAGTTCCTTCGGTCATTGAACAGCAGTAAACCTCTCTATTTGGGGCAAACAGGACTGGGAAATACTGAAGAACTTGGAAAACTCGGTCTTGAGCCTGGAGAAAACTTCTGCATGGGCGGTCCTGGGATGATCTTCAGTCGTGAAGTTCTTAGGAGAATGGTGCCACACATAGGTGAATGCCTTCGAGAAATGTACACAACGCATGAGGATGTAGAAGTGGGCCGATGTGTTCGGCGGTTTGGTGGAACTCAGTGTGTGTGGTCCTATGAG